In one window of Rathayibacter caricis DSM 15933 DNA:
- the nusG gene encoding transcription termination/antitermination protein NusG gives MSDRNRDDVDWSTAAEQSSEVEETQEGGTLTQAEDSVEPAEEGALSVIDENESEEDLASDLEAALDAIGSVDDPDADRAVDEAAHIDTVEEAEAALEAVEDEAEVAAEDAEAAGEDLADIDPYEAFRTELRGKPGKWYVIHSYAGFEKRVKSNIENRKVSLEAEDYIFEVQVPMEDVVEIKNGQRKMVTRVRIPGYVLVRMDLNEDSWSVVRHTPGVTGFVGNAHNPTPLRFEEAFTMLKSLVEIKDVAPSKAPGAKGQKQAQRVLPAEVDFEIGETITIKEGSFAGLPGSISEIKPESGKLTVLVSLFERETPVELSFDQVTKL, from the coding sequence GTGTCTGACAGAAACCGCGACGACGTCGACTGGTCGACGGCTGCCGAGCAGTCGTCGGAGGTCGAGGAGACGCAGGAGGGCGGCACCCTCACGCAGGCGGAGGACTCCGTCGAGCCCGCCGAGGAGGGCGCCCTGAGCGTCATCGACGAGAACGAGTCCGAGGAGGACCTCGCGTCCGACCTCGAGGCCGCGCTCGACGCCATCGGGTCGGTCGACGACCCCGATGCCGACCGCGCCGTCGACGAGGCCGCGCACATCGACACCGTCGAGGAGGCCGAAGCGGCCCTCGAGGCCGTCGAGGACGAGGCCGAGGTCGCCGCCGAGGACGCGGAGGCCGCCGGCGAGGACCTCGCCGACATCGACCCCTACGAGGCGTTCCGCACCGAGCTCCGCGGCAAGCCCGGCAAGTGGTACGTCATCCACTCCTACGCCGGCTTCGAGAAGCGCGTGAAGTCGAACATCGAGAACCGCAAGGTCTCGCTCGAGGCCGAGGACTACATCTTCGAGGTCCAGGTCCCGATGGAGGACGTCGTCGAGATCAAGAACGGCCAGCGCAAGATGGTCACGCGCGTGCGAATCCCCGGCTACGTGCTGGTGCGCATGGACCTGAACGAGGACTCGTGGTCGGTCGTCCGCCACACCCCGGGCGTCACCGGCTTCGTGGGCAACGCCCACAACCCGACTCCGCTGCGCTTCGAGGAGGCCTTCACGATGCTGAAGAGCCTCGTCGAGATCAAGGACGTCGCCCCCTCGAAGGCGCCCGGCGCGAAGGGCCAGAAGCAGGCCCAGCGCGTGCTGCCCGCCGAAGTCGACTTCGAGATCGGCGAGACCATCACCATTAAGGAGGGCTCGTTCGCCGGGCTCCCCGGCTCCATCAGCGAGATCAAGCCCGAGAGCGGCAAGCTCACGGTGCTCGTGTCGCTGTTCGAGCGCGAGACCCCCGTCGAGCTGTCGTTCGACCAGGTCACCAAGCTCTGA
- the secE gene encoding preprotein translocase subunit SecE produces MAGKAVDEPSEDVVAIANQQRAARRNPFARIALFIRQVIAELKKVVTPTRKELGNYVVVVLIFVVIMMALVSFLDWVFALAVTYVFGTPGA; encoded by the coding sequence GTGGCCGGGAAAGCAGTCGACGAGCCGAGCGAGGACGTCGTCGCGATCGCGAATCAGCAGCGTGCGGCGCGGCGCAATCCGTTCGCGCGGATCGCCCTCTTCATCCGGCAGGTCATCGCCGAGCTGAAGAAGGTCGTGACGCCGACCAGGAAAGAACTCGGCAACTACGTCGTGGTGGTCCTGATCTTCGTCGTCATCATGATGGCGCTGGTGTCGTTCCTCGACTGGGTGTTCGCGCTGGCCGTCACGTACGTCTTCGGCACACCGGGCGCCTGA
- a CDS encoding pyridoxal phosphate-dependent aminotransferase, whose translation MSAPTRVSARISAIAESATLKVDAKAKALQAQGRPVISYAAGEPDFLTPEHIVEAASAAVLDPKNYRYTPAAGLPDLRAAIAEKTARDSGWAVEASQVVVTNGGKQAVYQAFQTLLDDGDEVLVPTPYWTTYPEAIKLAGGVQVDVFAGADQGYLVTVEQLEEARTERTKVLLFVSPSNPTGAVYSAEQTRAIGEWAQEHGLWVIADEIYQNLVYAVDGQDDAGPLERATSIVEAVPELRDRTILVNGVAKTYAMTGWRVGWMVGPADAISGASNLQSHLSSNVSNVSQRAAIAALTGPQEPAEEMRLAFDRRRRTIVAELNAIDGVDCPTPGGAFYVYPDVRGLLNREWDGVTPTTSLELADLILEKAEVATVPGEAFGPSGYLRLSYALGDDALLEGVRRLQKLFS comes from the coding sequence GTGTCTGCTCCCACGCGCGTCTCCGCCCGAATCTCCGCCATCGCCGAGTCCGCGACCCTCAAGGTCGACGCGAAGGCCAAGGCCCTCCAGGCGCAGGGCCGGCCCGTCATCTCGTACGCGGCGGGAGAGCCGGACTTCCTCACTCCCGAGCACATCGTCGAGGCCGCGTCGGCCGCCGTGCTCGACCCGAAGAACTACCGCTACACCCCGGCGGCGGGCCTGCCGGATCTCCGCGCCGCGATCGCCGAGAAGACGGCGCGCGACTCCGGATGGGCCGTCGAGGCGTCGCAGGTCGTCGTGACCAACGGCGGCAAGCAGGCCGTCTACCAGGCGTTCCAGACCCTCCTCGACGACGGCGACGAGGTCCTCGTGCCGACCCCCTACTGGACCACCTACCCCGAGGCGATCAAGCTCGCCGGCGGCGTGCAGGTCGACGTCTTCGCCGGAGCCGACCAGGGCTACCTCGTCACGGTCGAGCAGCTCGAGGAGGCGCGCACCGAGCGCACCAAGGTCCTCCTGTTCGTCTCGCCGTCGAACCCCACCGGAGCGGTCTACTCGGCCGAGCAGACCCGCGCCATCGGCGAGTGGGCGCAGGAGCACGGCCTCTGGGTCATCGCGGACGAGATCTACCAGAACCTCGTCTACGCCGTCGACGGCCAGGACGACGCCGGTCCCCTCGAGCGGGCGACCTCCATCGTCGAGGCCGTTCCGGAGCTGCGCGACCGCACGATCCTCGTCAACGGAGTCGCGAAGACCTACGCGATGACCGGTTGGCGCGTGGGATGGATGGTCGGCCCCGCCGACGCGATCTCGGGCGCCTCGAACCTGCAGTCGCACCTCTCGAGCAACGTCTCCAACGTCTCGCAGCGCGCCGCCATCGCGGCCCTGACGGGCCCGCAGGAGCCGGCCGAGGAGATGCGTCTCGCCTTCGACCGCCGCCGCCGCACCATCGTCGCCGAGCTGAACGCGATCGACGGCGTCGACTGCCCCACCCCGGGCGGCGCGTTCTACGTCTACCCCGACGTCCGGGGCCTGCTGAACCGCGAGTGGGACGGCGTCACGCCGACCACCTCCCTCGAGCTGGCCGACCTGATCCTCGAGAAGGCCGAGGTCGCCACCGTCCCCGGAGAGGCGTTCGGCCCGAGCGGATACCTGCGCCTCTCCTACGCGCTCGGCGACGACGCACTGCTCGAGGGCGTGCGGCGGTTGCAGAAGCTGTTCTCGTAA
- a CDS encoding ABC transporter ATP-binding protein, which translates to MSPDAAVRVRDLRKDYGGAPALTGISFDIHRGETFALLGPNGAGKSTTIEILEGYRDRSGGEASVLGVDPRHGDLAWKSRLGIVLQSSGESGNATVREQIAHFAGLYPRPRDVDETIEAVGLTSKARSRIGKLSGGQRRRVDVALGIIGRPELVFLDEPTTGFDPEARHSFWELVALLKSEGTTILLTTHYLDEAARLGDRAAVIAGGRLLAIGPIGEIGGDEARVPIVQWEEAGVLHRVRTSEPTRFVAELSARLGEPPALEVQRPSLEDIYLDLIRDDRASDGGIALDMIGEPA; encoded by the coding sequence ATGAGCCCTGACGCAGCAGTCCGAGTCCGAGATCTGCGGAAGGACTACGGTGGCGCGCCCGCACTGACCGGCATCTCGTTCGACATCCACCGCGGAGAGACGTTCGCCCTCCTGGGGCCCAACGGCGCCGGCAAGTCGACGACGATCGAGATCCTCGAGGGCTACCGCGACCGCTCCGGCGGCGAGGCCTCGGTGCTCGGAGTCGACCCGCGCCACGGCGACCTCGCCTGGAAGTCCCGGCTCGGCATCGTGCTGCAGTCCAGCGGAGAGTCAGGCAACGCGACGGTCCGCGAGCAGATCGCGCACTTCGCCGGCCTCTACCCGCGGCCGCGCGACGTCGACGAGACCATCGAGGCCGTCGGACTCACGTCGAAGGCGCGCTCGCGCATCGGCAAGCTCTCGGGCGGTCAGCGCCGCAGGGTCGACGTCGCCCTGGGCATCATCGGGCGTCCCGAACTGGTGTTCCTCGACGAGCCCACCACGGGCTTCGACCCGGAGGCGCGGCACTCGTTCTGGGAGCTCGTCGCGCTCCTGAAGAGCGAGGGCACCACGATCCTCCTCACCACCCACTACCTCGACGAGGCCGCCCGTCTCGGCGATCGGGCCGCGGTCATCGCGGGCGGTCGGCTCCTGGCCATCGGCCCCATCGGCGAGATCGGCGGTGACGAGGCGCGGGTGCCCATCGTGCAGTGGGAGGAGGCCGGCGTGCTCCACCGGGTCCGAACGAGCGAGCCGACCCGCTTCGTCGCCGAGCTCTCGGCGCGGCTCGGCGAGCCGCCGGCTCTCGAGGTCCAGCGGCCCAGCCTCGAGGACATCTACCTCGACCTCATCCGGGACGACCGGGCGAGCGACGGCGGCATCGCCCTCGACATGATCGGAGAGCCGGCATGA
- a CDS encoding ABC transporter permease, whose protein sequence is MSAITQARPRTRLRTGPGRTLRLGAARARYEVRSYFRAPDQVFFTFLFPVLLLTIFSVAFGENAIMQADPQDPGITMAEYYVPGLVAAGILLSGVQNLGVDIAVERSDGTLKRLAGAPLPVLSYFLGKFGQVLVTSVAQTALLLVVAATAFSVELPTDGGRWATFTWIYLAGVATSAILGIAVSALPRSGKSATAVIVPPLLVLQFISGSYLSFTTLPDWLQNIASVFPLKWIAQGMRAVFLPADFEQLEVDGAWDLGGVAIVLGVWLVLGLLASRLTFRWIRRDA, encoded by the coding sequence ATGAGCGCGATCACCCAGGCCCGCCCCCGCACCCGCCTGCGCACCGGACCGGGCCGCACCCTGCGCCTCGGCGCCGCCCGCGCCCGCTACGAGGTCCGCTCCTACTTCCGGGCGCCCGACCAGGTGTTCTTCACCTTCCTCTTCCCGGTGCTGCTGCTCACGATCTTCTCGGTCGCGTTCGGCGAGAACGCGATCATGCAGGCGGACCCGCAGGATCCGGGCATCACCATGGCCGAGTACTACGTGCCCGGGCTGGTCGCCGCGGGCATCCTGCTCTCGGGCGTGCAGAACCTCGGCGTCGACATCGCGGTGGAGCGGAGCGACGGCACGCTGAAGCGCCTCGCCGGCGCTCCGCTGCCCGTACTGAGCTACTTCCTCGGCAAGTTCGGCCAGGTGCTGGTCACGAGCGTCGCGCAGACGGCGCTCCTGCTGGTCGTCGCCGCCACCGCCTTCTCGGTCGAGCTCCCGACCGACGGCGGGCGCTGGGCGACCTTCACGTGGATCTACCTCGCCGGAGTCGCGACCTCCGCGATCCTCGGCATCGCGGTCTCGGCGCTCCCCCGGTCCGGCAAGAGCGCGACCGCGGTGATCGTGCCGCCGCTGCTGGTCCTGCAGTTCATCTCGGGCTCGTACCTGTCGTTCACCACGCTGCCCGACTGGCTGCAGAACATCGCGAGCGTGTTCCCGCTGAAGTGGATCGCGCAGGGCATGCGCGCCGTGTTCCTCCCCGCCGACTTCGAGCAGCTCGAGGTCGACGGCGCCTGGGATCTCGGCGGCGTGGCGATCGTGCTCGGCGTCTGGCTCGTCCTCGGGCTCCTCGCGAGCCGCCTGACGTTCCGCTGGATCCGCCGCGACGCCTGA
- a CDS encoding UDP-N-acetylmuramate dehydrogenase codes for MTPPSLSTLTTLRVGGAPERYFEPATATELVSVLQELWADDEPWLLLGGGSNLLIGDDGVEGAVVRVRTTGVERLHSDRPGSVHLRVQAGESWDGLVATTVRNGWTGLEALSGIPGTVGASPVQNIGAYGQELSDTLVAVDFLDEGAREPVRLTAAELELGYRTSVLKQGRRGAVLAVEFALEETEGVGAPIAYAQLASALGVELGDRVPVDRVRETVLRLRSSKGMVLDADDPDTASAGSFFTNPIVTSAAAAGLPPTAPRWPVEPAAEADVVTPLDAVAAGAPIGLPAPSAPDALVKLSAAWLIEHSGVSRGFALPGSRAAVSSKHTLALTNRGGARAEEVAELARYVQGRVLSEFGVLLHPEPVVVGTTV; via the coding sequence ATGACGCCGCCGTCCCTCTCCACGCTGACCACGCTGCGCGTCGGCGGCGCTCCCGAGCGCTACTTCGAGCCCGCCACCGCGACCGAGCTGGTCTCGGTGCTGCAGGAGCTGTGGGCCGACGACGAGCCGTGGCTGCTGCTGGGAGGCGGGTCGAACCTCCTCATCGGCGACGACGGAGTCGAGGGCGCGGTCGTCCGCGTCCGCACGACGGGAGTCGAGCGGCTGCACTCGGATCGGCCCGGCTCCGTGCACCTGCGCGTGCAGGCGGGTGAGTCGTGGGACGGGCTGGTCGCGACCACCGTCCGGAACGGCTGGACCGGACTGGAGGCCCTCAGCGGGATCCCCGGAACCGTCGGAGCCTCGCCCGTCCAGAACATCGGCGCCTACGGCCAGGAGCTCAGCGACACGCTCGTCGCTGTCGACTTCCTCGACGAGGGCGCCCGCGAGCCCGTGCGCCTCACTGCGGCCGAGCTCGAGCTCGGCTACCGCACGTCGGTGCTCAAGCAGGGCCGCCGGGGCGCGGTCCTCGCCGTCGAGTTCGCCCTCGAGGAGACGGAGGGGGTCGGCGCCCCGATCGCGTACGCGCAGCTCGCCTCGGCGCTCGGCGTCGAGCTCGGCGACCGGGTCCCCGTCGACCGCGTGCGCGAGACCGTGCTCCGGCTGCGCTCCTCCAAGGGCATGGTGCTCGACGCCGACGACCCCGACACCGCCAGCGCAGGGTCCTTCTTCACGAACCCGATCGTCACGAGCGCCGCCGCCGCCGGGCTGCCGCCGACCGCACCGCGCTGGCCGGTCGAGCCGGCCGCCGAGGCCGACGTCGTCACTCCGCTCGACGCCGTCGCCGCGGGCGCGCCGATCGGTCTGCCCGCGCCCTCGGCGCCCGACGCCCTCGTCAAGCTCAGCGCCGCATGGCTGATCGAGCACTCCGGAGTCTCGCGCGGGTTCGCCCTGCCCGGCTCGCGAGCGGCTGTGTCGAGCAAGCACACCCTCGCGCTGACCAACCGCGGCGGCGCCCGCGCCGAGGAGGTCGCGGAGCTCGCCCGCTACGTCCAGGGCCGCGTGCTCTCCGAGTTCGGCGTGCTGCTGCACCCCGAGCCCGTGGTCGTCGGCACCACGGTCTGA
- a CDS encoding MaoC/PaaZ C-terminal domain-containing protein: MSTESAAVPTGEPLAPLPVLAELQQGQVLGERRLHFERDTLVRYAGASGDFNPIHYRDDVAAEVGLPGVLAHGMLTMGTAVQVVVDWVGDAGRILDYQVRFTRPVVVDPREGADVDVVAKVGAIDAEAGWVRVDLVVSVAGQAVLGKAQARVRLV; encoded by the coding sequence ATGAGCACCGAGTCCGCCGCCGTGCCCACCGGGGAGCCGCTCGCGCCGCTCCCCGTCCTCGCCGAGCTCCAGCAGGGCCAGGTCCTCGGCGAGCGCCGTCTGCACTTCGAGCGCGACACCCTCGTGCGCTACGCGGGTGCGTCGGGCGACTTCAACCCGATCCACTACCGCGACGACGTCGCCGCCGAGGTCGGGCTCCCCGGCGTCCTCGCGCACGGGATGCTCACCATGGGCACCGCGGTCCAGGTCGTCGTCGACTGGGTCGGCGATGCCGGCCGCATCCTCGACTACCAGGTCCGCTTCACCCGCCCCGTCGTCGTCGACCCCCGCGAGGGCGCCGATGTCGACGTGGTCGCCAAGGTCGGAGCGATCGACGCCGAGGCCGGCTGGGTCCGGGTCGATCTGGTTGTCTCGGTCGCCGGTCAGGCCGTGCTGGGCAAGGCCCAGGCGCGCGTCCGGCTCGTCTGA
- a CDS encoding FAS1-like dehydratase domain-containing protein: MPVNPELTGRAFAPTAVYQVGREKVREFARAVLATSPLHHDPEAARRAGYADVIAPPTFAVVLQELTVSQVLAEPDSGIDFSRVVHGDQRFVHSRPIVAGDELVAVLSVSSVKQLGPHSMVTMESAVTDSDGAHVVTAVSTLVVRGDE; the protein is encoded by the coding sequence GTGCCCGTGAACCCCGAACTGACCGGCCGCGCCTTCGCGCCCACCGCCGTCTACCAGGTGGGTCGAGAGAAGGTCCGCGAATTCGCGCGCGCCGTGCTCGCCACCTCTCCGCTCCACCACGACCCCGAGGCCGCGCGCCGCGCCGGGTACGCCGACGTGATCGCGCCGCCGACCTTCGCCGTCGTGCTGCAGGAGCTCACCGTCTCGCAGGTGCTGGCCGAGCCCGACTCCGGGATCGACTTCAGCCGGGTCGTCCACGGCGACCAGCGCTTCGTGCACTCCCGCCCCATCGTCGCCGGCGACGAGCTCGTGGCCGTGCTGAGCGTCTCGAGCGTCAAGCAGCTCGGTCCGCACTCCATGGTGACGATGGAGTCCGCCGTCACCGACAGCGACGGCGCGCACGTCGTCACCGCTGTGTCCACCCTCGTCGTCAGGGGAGACGAATGA
- a CDS encoding helix-turn-helix domain-containing protein, protein MSTPLPERDWAEYARELGTNLHRARMAKNESQERIAHAAGLAGYTYQKFEKGESKPGSPANPQLKTLFALCEALDVELADLLPPNPPRVSSRDSS, encoded by the coding sequence ATGTCGACACCCCTCCCCGAACGCGACTGGGCCGAGTACGCCCGCGAGCTCGGCACCAACCTCCACCGCGCGCGCATGGCCAAGAACGAGAGCCAGGAGCGCATCGCCCACGCCGCCGGACTCGCGGGCTACACCTACCAGAAGTTCGAGAAGGGGGAGTCGAAGCCCGGCTCCCCCGCGAATCCGCAGCTGAAGACCCTCTTCGCGCTCTGCGAGGCGCTGGACGTCGAGCTGGCGGACCTGCTCCCGCCGAATCCTCCCCGCGTCTCATCCCGCGACTCCTCGTAG
- a CDS encoding DUF6907 domain-containing protein — protein sequence MDGRQNGGRDHGCPMWCAGEHDEVGGRARRLHRSEARSVPVVRWRPEVSADEPEALVVHVSVCRPGDDGEERLRIESDALGALDLDLSGAARFVRAVERALLLRGVAG from the coding sequence ATGGACGGACGACAGAACGGCGGGCGCGACCACGGGTGCCCGATGTGGTGCGCGGGCGAGCACGACGAGGTGGGAGGGCGGGCGCGGCGGCTGCACCGCTCCGAGGCGCGCAGCGTGCCGGTCGTGCGATGGCGGCCCGAGGTCTCCGCCGACGAGCCCGAGGCGCTCGTCGTGCACGTCTCGGTCTGCCGCCCGGGGGACGACGGCGAGGAGCGGCTCCGGATCGAGTCCGACGCGCTCGGAGCGCTCGATCTCGATCTCAGCGGAGCGGCCCGCTTCGTCCGGGCGGTCGAGCGGGCGCTCCTGCTACGAGGAGTCGCGGGATGA
- a CDS encoding helix-turn-helix domain-containing protein, whose amino-acid sequence MLTEDSTPDAGAPESPVEIAAGALAAGVDRERLGARLRELRLASGMSLRALARELGISASAVSQIERGSMQPSVGRLIAVVGALGVPLSAVFDEPAPPSVATAVVRAGDVAPVTLDGGVLFRRLAPRPVEAVDFFESTYPPGSTSTAHRQFLRHDGFEVGTVTLGELTVEFEDETVVLAAGDAITFPCERPHRMVNRGASTAVATWLIVHR is encoded by the coding sequence ATGCTCACCGAGGACTCGACTCCCGATGCCGGTGCCCCCGAGAGCCCGGTCGAGATCGCCGCGGGGGCGCTCGCCGCAGGCGTCGACCGCGAGCGCCTCGGTGCGCGCCTGCGCGAGCTGCGGCTCGCCTCCGGCATGTCGCTGCGCGCCCTCGCCCGGGAGCTAGGGATCTCGGCGAGCGCGGTCTCGCAGATCGAGCGCGGCTCGATGCAGCCCTCGGTCGGCCGCCTGATCGCCGTGGTCGGCGCGCTCGGGGTGCCGCTGTCGGCGGTCTTCGACGAGCCGGCGCCCCCGTCGGTCGCCACGGCGGTCGTGCGCGCGGGCGACGTCGCTCCGGTGACCCTCGACGGCGGCGTGCTGTTCCGTCGGCTCGCGCCCCGCCCGGTCGAGGCGGTCGACTTCTTCGAGTCGACCTACCCGCCGGGGTCGACCTCGACCGCGCATCGCCAGTTCCTGCGGCACGACGGCTTCGAGGTCGGCACGGTGACGCTCGGCGAGCTCACGGTGGAGTTCGAGGATGAGACCGTCGTGCTGGCGGCCGGCGACGCGATCACCTTCCCCTGCGAGCGTCCGCACCGCATGGTGAACCGCGGGGCGTCGACGGCCGTCGCGACCTGGCTGATCGTGCACCGCTGA
- a CDS encoding NCS1 family nucleobase:cation symporter-1: MTDRATAPRTDLPAVPPDAPELPAGAALIKPGYDDRLANEDLAPLVKQRWSSYNIFAFWMSDVHSVGGYVTAGSLFALGLAGWQVLVALVVGIVIVQIFCNLVAKPSQITGVPYPVINRAIFGIRGANIPAIIRGLIAIAWYGVQTYLAAQSLNIVFLKFFPDLAAWNTPEASFLGLSALGYLSYAILWVAQAALFWRGMESIRRFIDWAGPAVYVVMLVLAVYLVSQAGWENISLNLGSGEVLDFAASLPVMISAVALVVSYFSGPMLNFGDFSRYARSYGAVKKGNLLGLPINFLFFSLLTVITASATVPVFGELITDPIETVERIDTWFAVLLGGLTFVIATIGINIVANFISPAFDFSNVNPKKISWRMGGMIAAVGSVLLTPWNWYSNDTAIHYTLGILGALIGPLFGVLIAGYYLISRQRVWVDDLYTMSETGRYWFSKGFNPNAVWATVIGGVPSVASVLVPRWIAEAGGPSFTWLGDYSWFLGCGLGFVAMALLERRAPRIGRLEEDLENVSDGSAA, encoded by the coding sequence ATGACCGACCGCGCCACAGCACCCCGCACCGACCTGCCCGCCGTCCCACCCGACGCCCCCGAGCTCCCGGCCGGCGCCGCGCTGATCAAGCCCGGCTACGACGACCGCCTGGCGAACGAGGACCTCGCTCCGCTGGTGAAGCAGCGCTGGTCGAGCTACAACATCTTCGCGTTCTGGATGTCGGACGTGCACAGCGTCGGCGGCTACGTCACCGCCGGATCCCTCTTCGCGCTCGGACTCGCCGGCTGGCAGGTGCTCGTCGCACTGGTCGTCGGCATCGTGATCGTGCAGATCTTCTGCAACCTCGTCGCCAAGCCGAGCCAGATCACCGGCGTGCCCTACCCCGTCATCAACCGGGCGATCTTCGGCATCCGCGGGGCGAACATCCCCGCGATCATCCGCGGCCTCATCGCGATCGCCTGGTACGGCGTCCAGACCTACCTCGCGGCGCAGTCGCTGAACATCGTGTTCCTCAAGTTCTTCCCCGACCTCGCCGCCTGGAACACTCCGGAGGCGTCCTTCCTCGGGCTGTCCGCGCTGGGCTACCTCTCGTACGCGATCCTCTGGGTCGCCCAGGCCGCGCTGTTCTGGCGGGGCATGGAGTCGATCCGCCGCTTCATCGACTGGGCCGGACCCGCCGTCTACGTGGTGATGCTGGTCCTGGCCGTCTACCTCGTGTCGCAGGCGGGCTGGGAGAACATCTCGCTGAACCTCGGCTCGGGCGAGGTCCTCGACTTCGCCGCCTCGCTGCCCGTCATGATCTCGGCCGTCGCGCTCGTCGTCTCCTACTTCTCGGGGCCGATGCTCAACTTCGGCGACTTCTCGCGCTACGCCCGCAGCTACGGCGCGGTGAAGAAGGGGAACCTGCTCGGGTTGCCGATCAACTTCCTCTTCTTCTCCCTCCTCACCGTCATCACCGCGTCCGCGACGGTGCCGGTCTTCGGCGAGCTCATCACCGATCCGATCGAGACGGTCGAGCGGATCGACACCTGGTTCGCGGTGCTGCTCGGCGGGCTGACCTTCGTCATCGCGACGATCGGCATCAACATCGTCGCCAACTTCATCTCGCCCGCGTTCGACTTCTCGAACGTCAACCCGAAGAAGATCAGCTGGCGGATGGGCGGCATGATCGCCGCCGTCGGCTCGGTGCTGCTGACCCCGTGGAACTGGTACTCGAACGACACCGCCATCCACTACACGCTCGGGATCCTGGGCGCCCTCATCGGCCCGCTGTTCGGCGTGCTCATCGCCGGCTACTACCTGATCAGCCGCCAGCGAGTGTGGGTCGACGACCTCTACACGATGAGCGAGACGGGACGATACTGGTTCTCGAAGGGGTTCAACCCCAACGCGGTGTGGGCCACCGTCATCGGCGGAGTGCCGTCGGTCGCCTCGGTGCTCGTGCCCCGCTGGATCGCGGAGGCGGGCGGCCCCTCCTTCACCTGGCTCGGCGACTACAGCTGGTTCCT